Within Planctomycetota bacterium, the genomic segment AGTTAAGGTTTAAGGGTAACATAATGAATCTGTTTAAGTTTGTTAGCAGAGGTTATCGGAAAGAAAAAGCCATAGCGTAGAGGTAAAACAGCTAATAAACCGAAAGAAGAAACTTATAAAAATTATTCAACAGAGCAGGGGTACCCCTACCCCCAAAAAAGACAACTGCACCAAAAAGGCAGTTTTAACGCAATATAACGAGGATTCAGCCTGTTTTTGGATTTATTCAGATTTTTCACTGCACCAAAAACTCACTTTTGTGTGCACTCAACTGCACCAAAAACCATGTTTTTTGGGTATTTTAGCCACAGATTAGAGCTACTGCCTCCCGTGGGACACAGATTTAGTTAGTTAATCTGTTCAATCCGTTTAATCTGCTTACTGATTCTAAATATATTAAGAATGGGTGTAAGTATATGCGTTTTTATAGCCATAGTTCCCTTTTTCATTTGACAAAGTTCCCTTTTTGGGTTGACACCGTTAGAGCTTGCGATCGCCCAGAGCGACCTATCTCTAACGGCGTAAACAAATAAAATAATGCTCGGAAAAAATAATACTCAATATTTTTCCCCGGTGTTGACAAAACCATTTTTATGGTTTATACTTAATAAGGAGGACGAGAGTTATGGCGCAAAGATGTTTGTTTATCAAACTAAGCCGGGAGGAATTATTCGCCCTGAACAAGTTTATTTCCGATATGGCGGTCAAAAGCAAATTCCGGGCGCGCCTGCGCGGACAGGTCGCCTGGCTTTCCCACCAAAACCGGACGCCCGAATATATCGCCCGATATTTCCACTGCCCCATAAAATCAGTTTATAAATGGCTCAGGCTCTACCGCCGGAAAGGATTGGACGGACTGCGTTATAATGCCCGCAAGCCAAAACTTTCCGCGGAGGAAATCGCGAAGGCAATGGCCGTCAGCCACTGGGCGGATTCAACCAATAATGACAAGGAATACCGGGCGCGCTGGACTTTCCGCCGGATAGCCGGCTGGATAAAAGAGAATACGGGAACGGCTATTTCCCACGAGCGGATAAGGCAGATAATTTATAAAAGGCTTAAGGAATAATGAAATATCCCGACAGAAATATGAATAAGTCCCGACTGCCCCTCACGGGACGACCTGCTGGCTGCGGTCGGGATGCCTGAATAATTATAGCTGGTAAAGGCAGGACGCACGAATAAAGCAGTATGTGGGGCGGATTGAACTTTATGGATTAGAAAAATTAGTAATTACACCGCAAAGGCGCAAAGAATGTTTAAGTTTTCTTGGTGACTTAGCCCCGCTCCGCTTTGCTCCGGGGATACCCCATTATAGGGAGTCCCTGACGAAAGGAATGGGATGTCTTAGTGGCAGAAAGGAGATTAAATTATGACTTTACAACAAGGCGAAGTAAAAACAGAAAACATCGCCAACGGCGCGGTCACCCGCGATAAAATCGGCGAGAAACAGGTTTCAAGTTCCCGGATAAAGGATGCCGCTGTCACTACCGAGAAAATTGCCAATGAAGCAATCACCGCATCAAAAATCGGTGCCTTACAGGTAACTGATGCGAAGTTAAAATCCGGCGCAGTAACAACCGAAAAGATTGCCGATGGCGCGGTTTTAGTCAAGAAAATCGGCGATAGGGCGGTAACGACGGAGAAAATCGCCTTCGGCGCAATAACGAGTTCAAAGATTAGTTCAGGGGCAGTCGGCAGTCCCCAACTGGCTTCGAGCAGTGTAACTACGGAAAAGATTGCTAATGGTTCAATCACGCAAGCCAAGTTATCTTTTGTTCCGCCTTCCGTGGCACGACCGATTACTCCGCCGGTTACAACAGATGAGATTGCAAACTTGGCTGTTACTACACCGAAGATTGCCAATGGTGTAGTAACACCGGCGAAGTTATCTTTCGTTCCGGTGGCAAGACCGCTTGTCCCGCCGATTGTTGCGGCGGAAATCGCTACGGACGCCGTAGAGACGGAGAAAATCAAAGACGGCGCAGTCACTCCGGCAAAGCTGTCTTTTACCCCGGCTGGCGGCTCGCAAATAGTCGACTTCAGCCAGAACCTGCCGGTCTACCAGAACGCGGGCAGTGATGATTTCGGCTTGCAGGTGGATTTATCTGCATTCGTGCCGGACGGGGCTAAGGCAGTCTTCGTGGAACTCGAGCATCAGGCAGGCGAAGCCGTAACATTCGGGGCGATTGCCTCGGTCGGCGGTCCGGGCAATTACTATGCTTGCAGGGCGACACTGCCGGCCGGGCATACGGACACTGCTTACCCGGTTTGCAATGCGGGCAAGGTTGAACTTGCCGTAAAGACCCCGACAAGGAAGGTATTCGTCAGCGCGGAAAGGAACGGAAAAAGCACAACGGTGAATGTTTACCTGCTGGGTTGGGTGATATAAAGGTTACAGAGGCGGTCTCGGCATTCGCCGGGACGCCTGATTATATAATTATTGTAGAGCCGAGTAAAGCTGGGGTGGTTTATATAATCCCACTTGAGGCTGGATAAGCTTTGAATAATATAATACGGCCTAATCCTGTTTTTCCAAGGACTGTTCGACTATCCAGACCTTGCAGGTGGCGCTGACGCCGCTTTCCAGCTTGACCTTGACGCGGTAAACACCCAGTTCTTTGATGGGCGTTTCGATTTCTATCATCTCCGCTTTAATCTGCTTCCAGCCCTGCTTTTGGAGGGATTCGGCTATCATTTCCTGGCTGACCGCGCCGAAAAGCACGCCTTCCTCGTTTGCCTTGACCTCGATGGTGGATGAGGCATTTTCCAACTCGCCGGCGGCTTGCTGCAATGCCAGCTTGGCTTTTTCCTCTTCCGCCTTCATCCGTTTTTTATAGCTTTCCAGCTGTTTCAGGTTCTCTTTGGTCGCCATGGAAACCAGTTTTCTGGGTAAAAGGTAATTCCGGGCGTAGCCATCGGAAACCTTAAGGACATCACCGCGCTTACCTAACTTTGGAACATCGTGCCAGAGCAAAACTTCTACCATAATTAATCTCCGTTATACAAAAATACAAGAAAATGCTAACCCACAAAAGGAAGCAGTGCCATAATGCGGGCCTGTTTAATCGCTTTCTGGACCAGGCGCTGATGGGGAGCGCACATACCGGAACGCTTGCGTGAAACCATTTTAGCCTGGCTGGTGCAAAGTCGGGAAAGAACCGCCAGATTTTTGTAATCGACCGATTCGGTTTTATGCTGGCACAGACGGCATTTTTTGGTTCTTAATCTGGGATGGCCCATATCCCGGCTTTTGCCGTCACGGTCGCGCGGGCCGCCCCTGCCGCCGCCGAACCTTGAACCCGGGCCTGACTGTCTTGATTGAAAACTTCTTTGCATTTAATCCTCCGTTTTTATTTCTCTTATCATACAATCTCTTTTGAAACTGTCAAGAAAAAATGCTTTGCCACAAAGGCTCTAAGGCACTAAGCCAATCCGAAAATCACGGTGAAGCGATTATTCGAGATATATTTATTGACTTTTAAGGGAAACTATATTATTTATAGATATTAGTTCATGTAAAAGGAATTACGGCAATGAAAAACAATTCCCCTGATAAAAAAGCTAAAATAAAAGAAATCCTCGGCAAGATAAAAGAGTTTGATATCAAATTCATCAATCTTTGGTTTACCGATATATTAGGCTACCTTAAATCTTTTACCATTACCAGGCAGGAACTGGAAGCGGCTTTTACCGAAGGAATGGGTTTTGACGGCTCCTCCATCGAAGGCTTTACCAGGATAGATGAAAGCGATATGGTCGCCATCCCGGACCCGGAAACATTTCGGATAACCACTTGGCGCACCAATGATGAAGGCACTGCCCGGATGTTTGCGGACGTGGTAACGCCGGACGGCAAGCCCTTCGAAGGAGACCCCCGTTATATATTAAAATTGAACCTGGAACGGGCGGCAAAATTGGGATTTGTCTTTTATGTCGGCCCGGAACTGGAATATTTCTATTTTAAATCGGAACACTCCCCGGAAAAGCTCGATGAGGGCGGTTATTTTGATTTAATTCCGCGCGATGAAGCGATTCATTTACGGAGAGAAACCATCCTGGCTTTAGAATCGGTCGGGATTCCCGTGGAATACGCCCACCACGAAGTCGCCCCGTCCCAGCATGAAATTGATTTACGATATACCAACGCCCTTACCATGGCGGATACGGTCATGACTTACCGGCTAATCGTCAAGGAAATAGCCCAGAAATACGGTGTTTACGCAACCTTTATGCCCAAGCCGATTTTCGGGGAAAACGGTTCGGGCATGCATGTCCACATGTCCTTGTTCCAAGGAACGAGAAACGCCTTTTTTGACCAGAAAAGACGCTATCATCTTTCCAAATCTGCCGAGCAGTTTATCGCGGGACTCTTAAAATACGCCCCGGAATTCACAAGCGTAACAAACCAGTGGGTTAATTCCTATAAAAGGCTGGTGCCCGGTTATGAAGCGCCTGTTTATTTATCATGGGCACACAAGAACCGTTCGGACCTTATCCGCATCCCGATGTATAAACCGGGGAAAGAAAAAGCAACCAGAATTGAATTCCGTTCGCCGGACCCGGCATGTAACCCTTACCTGGCATTTTCCGTATTACTATCTGCCGGTCTTGCCGGTATCGAGGAAAAATTAAAGCCTTCTTCTCCAATTGAAGGGAACCTGTATGAAATGCCGCAGGAAGAACGCGACCGGAAAGGAATAAAAACGCTTCCCGGCAGTTTACTTGAAGCAATCCAGTTAACCGAAAAAAGCCGGCTGGTAAAAAAAGCGCTCGGCGAACACGTTTTTGAGCATTTTATACAAAACAAGAAAATCGAATGGGAACGCTACCGCGTCCAGATAACGTCTTACGAAATAGAAAAATATTTACCTGTGTTATGAACTTTCTAAAACCAGAGCAAAAGCCGTCGCTATTCAAAATGATATTCCGCTCGGCGGAATTCAGGCAGTTCGCCCTTATGACTGGATTGTGCCTGTTGTTTATCGGGACCATAGTTGTCTTCTCCGCCAAATGGGATAAATTATTCCCGCAAACAGCACAGGCACAGGGCAACCCGGAAGAAACGCCGGATGACAAGGAGAAACCTCCGGAAGAACAAAGCTTTCCCATCAAAATAGAGCCGATTAACGACGAACCACAACCGGTAACCCCGACCATTCACGGACCGGTTATCCCTTCCGTCCAACCGGCAATCACGGGCGAGGCTGATACAATCTTCAAATTAGCCATCGGCAGATTAGATAATGCCCGGGATGGCACGAGGGTAGAACAGGATGAGCCTTATAATAACCTGTTATCAGCTATCGGCAAAATGACGCGTGAAGAAATCTCTAAAAACATCAACCTTAACATAAAATTCAACGATTTGATGAAAAACCCCTCCAAATACAGGGGGGCGTTAATCAGCGTTAAAGGACTTCTTATCGTCGGTCCCCATGTTTTTGATTACCCCTCCACGAATCCAGCCGGGGTAACCCGTTATTATGCCGGAACGATTTTTGACCCTGAAAAGGACGAATGCTACCGCTTTCATTTGATTGACCGTCCGCAGGAACACAAAGATTGGAAAGGAGCCGGCTACGGCGATATGGTCTGGGTTGAAGGGGCGTTTCTCAAAGTCGAGCGGTATGAAATCAGCGAGAAATCAGGGGGCGGTTTCAAGGAAGCACCTTTCATTATTGGCCGAGCCATAAGAAAAGTAACACTGCCGACAAAAGGAGTTTCCGAGCTGCAGTGGGTGTTTGGCGGTATTATCATTTTGGTTACAATTGTTGTAATTATTATCGTTATTTTCTCCGGCAAAAGCGATAAAAAATACCAGGAACAATTACAGGCAAAACGGAAGAAAAAAGCCGAGGAGTTCATGCAGAAAAAGGAAAAGAGCACTACAGGGGAAGATAAACCTAAATCATCTTAATCCGTCCCGGACCTGGGCGGGCAAAAAGAAAGCCGAGCCATTTCAATCCATGCTTCCTTCAAATATAGAACAAAAATACCGGAAACTGATTGAGTTAATCCGCGGTTTAGGCTCAGTGGTCGTGGCATATTCCGGTGGCACCGACAGCACTTTACTGGCAGTCGTTTGCCATAATGTCCTCGGCGACAAGATGAGGGCTATTACCGCACAATCAGAAACTTACGCCCGGCACGAACTCGACGACGCCGTCCGGATTGCCCGGGAATTTAATTTCCCGCACGAGATAATACAGACCTCGGAATTCACAATTACCTCTTTTTCCGACAACCCCCCTAACCGCTGTTACTTTTGCAAGAAAGAATTATTCAAGAAACTAAAGGCGATTGCCGATAAAAAAAGTGATGCCTATGTAGTAGACGGAACGACTTTAAGCGACGAAGGCGACTTTCGTCCGGGCCGTCAAGCGGCAATCGAACTTGGTGTAAGAAGTCCTCTTCTTGAGGCGGGGTTAAGAAAGGAGGAAGTAAGAACACTTTCGCAATTTCTGGGGCTTCCCACCTGGAATAAACCCGCTTATGCCTGTTTAGCTTCAAGGTTCCCATATGGCGAAAAAATAAGCCGGGAAAAACTGGAAACACTGGAACAGGCTGAAAACTTCCTGCGCGATTTAGGATTCAAACAGGTGCGTGTCCGGTGGCATGCAAAAATCGCCCGGATAGAAGTGGACCCGGAAGACATCAACCGCTTGACCGAAGGAAAGACAAGAGACCTTATCGTAAATAAGTTCCTCTCCTTAGGCTTTTTATACGTAACAGTTGATTTAGAAGGATATAGGAGTGGAAGTATGAACAGAGAAATAGAAAAAAACGAACTAGAAGGATTTGAAAACGCGGACCATACCGGAGAAACCGAAAATGAGGAAATAAACCACCTGGCCTGCCCCCGTTGCAAGGATAAAAAGCTGGAAAACGTGGTCGCCAAAGACGCAAGATTCAAACAATGCCACCATTGCGGCGGAAGCTGGTTCAACCTTAATGAGCTGGAAAAAGCAATCGGGAAAAAGATAAAATTCATGATGCCGAACGGGAGCAAGGCAAGCGAAGCTTTTTCTTATTCTAACAAACCGATCTGCCCGACCTGCCATGCGCCGCTGATTCATATTAAATCGTTCGATTTTGCCGAGATAGGCATTGAAGCCTGCATCATATGCCAGGGACGATGGGTAGACGGCGCCGAAATAGAAAAGCTGCAAAACAGGGGACTTCTCACACAGGTCAAGAATTTTGTGATGCGCCTGTTCTAAAAATAAGGGAAAAACAGCCCGTTCCAAGCTGCGGCAACCAATGGGTTATCTCCGGCGACCCCAATATTCAATATATTTTTTGAGTTCCGCAGCTTTAGGATGGTTGGGGGAAAGATTGAGGACTTGCCTGAAATCATTACTTGCCTTTACATTATCTTTCTTCTTTACATAGGCCGCACCGCGATTCAAATAGCCGTCAACGATATTTTCAGGTTTTAAAGCAATGAATACATCATAGCACTTAATCGCGCTGTCCATATCGCCTATTTTGTAATAAATACTCCCAAGATTCAGGTAAGCCGCAGTGCGTTTGCGGTCAAGCTCAATTACCCTAATATAATCACTCGCCGCGCTCTTCAAGTTATCCTTCCGGTAAAAGATATTTCCACGATTCAAATAGGCATTAGTAAGATTTGGATTACGGGTAATCGCCGCACTATAATCACTCAGCGCCTTTTCCAATTCGCCTTTTTTAAGATAGGCATTACCGCGCATGTTATATGTTTCAGCATCATCTTTATTCAAGTCGACTGCCTTGTCAAAATCTTTAATCGCCAGGTCCATTTTATCCTGTTTATAATACAGGGAACCCCTTATCGCATAGGCAGATAAACTATCAGGGTCTGTATTTATTGCCTTGCTATAAGCTTCAATCGATTGGTTGATATCGCCTTTTTTATTATATATATCACCAATTTTGCAATAAACCGCCGCATCGTCCGGTTTTAATTCCAGTGCTTTGTTAAAATCAGCTATTGCCAGGTCAAATTCGTGCCTTTCACAGTAAATATCACCGCGAAACACATAAATATCCCTTGACCCCGGGTTAATCTCAATCAGCCTGTTGAAATCATCGAACGCCGATTCAGCATCCCCTTTATCCATATAAACCCTAACGCGCTTTTTATATCCCTCTTCGTTATTGGGAGACAATTCTATCACCCGTGAATAATCCTGTATCGCCTTTTCTATCTCCTTTTTATTATAATATGCATCGCCTCTCAACAAATGAGCCTCAAGATGGTCCGGAATAAATGTTATCACCCGGCTATAATTGGTTACGGCGTTATCCCAATCTTTTCCGTTACCATATGCCCTGGCAAGGGCAAAATAAGCTTCGACGAAATCGCTCTTGTATTTTACCGCTTCAAGGTATTTTTCGATGGCATTACAAATATCATCTTTTTCCTGATAAACATATCCGAGAGCATAATGGGCTTCGGCATAATTTGGTTTTTCCCTGAGCGCCTTGGTAAAACAATCTATAGTCTTATCATAGTTTGCTTCAGTTAATGCTATCACCGCTTTAGCAAACCATGCCAAATGGCTGTTAGGGTCACCTTTGACGACCTTCTCCATATCAACTTTAGCTTCAGCGGGTTTTTTATCTATAAAAGCCGTAATATAGCCTCTTTCATAATATGAAGATTCCAAGTCGGGAGAACTTTCAATCGCTTTGGTAAAGCACTCGACAGCCATTTTATAATTGCGCTTCTCTTTATAAGCATAACCCATCACCTGATAAGCATCGCCGAAAGACCCGTCAATTTTAATGGCATCTGCAGCAATCCTGATTTTATCGTCCGGCGTAGAAGCAAGCAAAGCGCCGCCTAAAACCTCCTTGGCTTTATTCCGTATTTCCTGCGCTCGTTTTTCTTTCTCTTTAGCTTCGGCTTCTGTCTTCTGCACCAAGCTGGCTTTTTCTCCCCGTTTCTTAATCGCGGTATCGCATTTATTCAGCATTTCTTTCGCCTTGGCGTCATCCGGAACTAACGCTAAAATATTTTTATATATATCACGAGCCTCCTCGTACTTTTCACGCTCAAAAGAATTAAGCCCTTTAAGATGATAATCACTTATCGCCTGGCTGGTTCTTATGGACGAGCTTACCAAGATAATTATCCCGATGATTATCAAAACCGCGGCAGAAACGATGGCAGCGGTTACAGCAGTTTTATTCTTTTTGTAAATGCCTGTCCATGTCCCGCCTGCTTTAGCGCTGACGCGTTCGTTTTTAAGGTATTTATCCAAATCAACAGCCATGGTTTCCGCCGTTTGGTAGCGGTCTTCATGTTTTTTCTCCAGGCATTTCAGGCAGATGGCCTCTATGTCTGGGGAAATTGTCTGAACTAATTTACGCGGTGGAATCGGCGCTTTATTTACCACTTGAATCAATGTTTGGTAAAGCTCTTTGCCTTTAAAGGGAGATACACCGGTTAGAGCGAAATAAAGAGTTGACCCTAGTGAAAAAACATCGCTTCGCCTGTCTATTTTATGCTTATCGCCCTTTGCCTGCTCCGGAGACATGTAATCAGGAGTCCCCATTATAGTACCGGTTACGGTAAGCGAACGTTCTGATTCCGTTGTTTCCTTCGCCAATCCGAAATCGGTAAGATACGCGTTGCCGGCCGAATCAAGCAATATATTTGAGGGCTTAATATCCCGATGAACTATCCCCTGGCTGTGCGCGTAATGAAGGGCGAGGGCGATATCGCGGATAATTTCTGCTGCCCGGTCATGGCTTAATTCCTTTTTATTCCTACCGACTATCTGGTCGAGAGAAACCCCATCGATATAATCCATGGTCAGATAATGGTATTTGTCAATCTTTCCGACTTCATAAACCCTGATGATATTTGAATGCTGCAACTTGGAAGCAGCCCTGGCTTCCCTGTTAAAACGCTCTATGGCCACATCGCCTTTTAAGAGCATGATTTTTAAAGCAACCCTCTGGTTTGATTCGGTATCCAAAGCAAGATAAACCACACCCATACCCCCTTGTCCGAGTTTCTTTTCTATCTGGTATTTACCAAATACTTTTCCGGTCGGCTGGGGATAATAGGGTGCTTTTTCAATCTGTTTAAGCCATGGCTCGACATAAGGATGTTTGCTGATACTGGTGATTTCATCCGGTTGTTTCTGGCGTGCCTGAACCACTTCCGGGCTTTCCCACCAATTACGGAATTCATCCAGTGATTTAAATTCCTTTAATTGCAATTGTATGCTTGACATAACAAATATTATCTTATCAAATACGCCCGGCAAGAGTCGAACTTGCGACCTGCGGTTTAGGAAACCGCCGCTCTATCCTGCTGAGCTACGGGCGCGTTTATTAATATTGAGCCTCTGCCCGGAGCGAAGCCCCTGCCGCTAGGGACTGAGCAACGGACGCATTAACACATAAATTTTAACCTTTTTGCGTTAAAAGTCAAGGATAAAAATCGATGATAAAACCAACGCGTGCTTATAGGCACTCAACGCACAGCCTGGCACAAAAAAAACAAACGGAGCTGCAAGGAAACCGCCCTAAATTAATTTACTTATTATATTTCAACAACGTGAATTTAGGAAAGCTGCAAACCTGTTTATTTGGGATGTCGGTCAATTCCATTAACGCAATAAGCCCCATGATTTTACCTTTCTCCTGCTTAATCATTTTAGCAATGGCTTCTACCGTTCCTCCGGTGGCAACAACATCATCTACAATCAGTACTTTGTTGTCACGTTTTATAATCCCTGCCGGAATTTCCAATAAAGAAACCCCGTATTCTAAAGCATACCCTGCTCGTTTCTTTGCCCCCGGTAGTTTGTTTATCTTACGAGCCATTATAAACCCGCACTTTAATTCAAACGCCAATGCCGCACCAAATATAAAACCCCTTGCTTCAGGCGAAACGATATAATCAGGATGCATACGGTTTTTACGCACGATAGCCGCCATTTTTTTTATAACAAGAGGAAACTTTTTAGACGCCAAACAAGGGCTGATATCCTTAAACAATATCCCTTTTTTTGGAAAATTCGGGTATTGTGCAATCAATCTTTTTAAATGCTTCATAAAAATTCCTCCTATTCGTTGATTCTATGCCTGTAATTATATTATTTTATCTTTTTAGAATCTAAATACCCTACATAAGGTAGATTACGATATTGCCCTTTATAATCAAGTCCATAGCCGATTATAAATTTATCCGGTGTTTTAAACCCATAATAATCAATCTTTATCTTCACTCGCCTCCGGCTGGGTTTATCCAGAAGAGCACACAGGCGGATACTTCGCGGTGAAAACGATTTCAACCTTTTCATAAGGAAATCCATTGTCAAGCCGGTATCGACAATATCATCAATAATAATGATATCTTTTCCTTTAATCGCATCAAAACGCCTTGTTTTTAGTTTTATTTTGCCTGATGAAACCGTTCCATTACCATAAGAAGAAACCTGTATAAAATCGCATTCCACCGGTATTTTAATCTCCCGAACAAGATCTGCTAAGAAAACAAAAGCGCCTTTAAGGATGCCGATTAGAAGCGGATTTTTACAGCGGTAATCTTTTTGAATAAGAGAAGCTAATTCACCAACCCGTTTTTTTA encodes:
- a CDS encoding helix-turn-helix domain-containing protein; the encoded protein is MAQRCLFIKLSREELFALNKFISDMAVKSKFRARLRGQVAWLSHQNRTPEYIARYFHCPIKSVYKWLRLYRRKGLDGLRYNARKPKLSAEEIAKAMAVSHWADSTNNDKEYRARWTFRRIAGWIKENTGTAISHERIRQIIYKRLKE
- the rplI gene encoding 50S ribosomal protein L9; this translates as MVEVLLWHDVPKLGKRGDVLKVSDGYARNYLLPRKLVSMATKENLKQLESYKKRMKAEEEKAKLALQQAAGELENASSTIEVKANEEGVLFGAVSQEMIAESLQKQGWKQIKAEMIEIETPIKELGVYRVKVKLESGVSATCKVWIVEQSLEKQD
- a CDS encoding 30S ribosomal protein S18; the encoded protein is MQRSFQSRQSGPGSRFGGGRGGPRDRDGKSRDMGHPRLRTKKCRLCQHKTESVDYKNLAVLSRLCTSQAKMVSRKRSGMCAPHQRLVQKAIKQARIMALLPFVG
- the glnA gene encoding type I glutamate--ammonia ligase — translated: MKNNSPDKKAKIKEILGKIKEFDIKFINLWFTDILGYLKSFTITRQELEAAFTEGMGFDGSSIEGFTRIDESDMVAIPDPETFRITTWRTNDEGTARMFADVVTPDGKPFEGDPRYILKLNLERAAKLGFVFYVGPELEYFYFKSEHSPEKLDEGGYFDLIPRDEAIHLRRETILALESVGIPVEYAHHEVAPSQHEIDLRYTNALTMADTVMTYRLIVKEIAQKYGVYATFMPKPIFGENGSGMHVHMSLFQGTRNAFFDQKRRYHLSKSAEQFIAGLLKYAPEFTSVTNQWVNSYKRLVPGYEAPVYLSWAHKNRSDLIRIPMYKPGKEKATRIEFRSPDPACNPYLAFSVLLSAGLAGIEEKLKPSSPIEGNLYEMPQEERDRKGIKTLPGSLLEAIQLTEKSRLVKKALGEHVFEHFIQNKKIEWERYRVQITSYEIEKYLPVL
- the larE gene encoding ATP-dependent sacrificial sulfur transferase LarE, with translation MLPSNIEQKYRKLIELIRGLGSVVVAYSGGTDSTLLAVVCHNVLGDKMRAITAQSETYARHELDDAVRIAREFNFPHEIIQTSEFTITSFSDNPPNRCYFCKKELFKKLKAIADKKSDAYVVDGTTLSDEGDFRPGRQAAIELGVRSPLLEAGLRKEEVRTLSQFLGLPTWNKPAYACLASRFPYGEKISREKLETLEQAENFLRDLGFKQVRVRWHAKIARIEVDPEDINRLTEGKTRDLIVNKFLSLGFLYVTVDLEGYRSGSMNREIEKNELEGFENADHTGETENEEINHLACPRCKDKKLENVVAKDARFKQCHHCGGSWFNLNELEKAIGKKIKFMMPNGSKASEAFSYSNKPICPTCHAPLIHIKSFDFAEIGIEACIICQGRWVDGAEIEKLQNRGLLTQVKNFVMRLF
- a CDS encoding tetratricopeptide repeat protein, with product MSSIQLQLKEFKSLDEFRNWWESPEVVQARQKQPDEITSISKHPYVEPWLKQIEKAPYYPQPTGKVFGKYQIEKKLGQGGMGVVYLALDTESNQRVALKIMLLKGDVAIERFNREARAASKLQHSNIIRVYEVGKIDKYHYLTMDYIDGVSLDQIVGRNKKELSHDRAAEIIRDIALALHYAHSQGIVHRDIKPSNILLDSAGNAYLTDFGLAKETTESERSLTVTGTIMGTPDYMSPEQAKGDKHKIDRRSDVFSLGSTLYFALTGVSPFKGKELYQTLIQVVNKAPIPPRKLVQTISPDIEAICLKCLEKKHEDRYQTAETMAVDLDKYLKNERVSAKAGGTWTGIYKKNKTAVTAAIVSAAVLIIIGIIILVSSSIRTSQAISDYHLKGLNSFEREKYEEARDIYKNILALVPDDAKAKEMLNKCDTAIKKRGEKASLVQKTEAEAKEKEKRAQEIRNKAKEVLGGALLASTPDDKIRIAADAIKIDGSFGDAYQVMGYAYKEKRNYKMAVECFTKAIESSPDLESSYYERGYITAFIDKKPAEAKVDMEKVVKGDPNSHLAWFAKAVIALTEANYDKTIDCFTKALREKPNYAEAHYALGYVYQEKDDICNAIEKYLEAVKYKSDFVEAYFALARAYGNGKDWDNAVTNYSRVITFIPDHLEAHLLRGDAYYNKKEIEKAIQDYSRVIELSPNNEEGYKKRVRVYMDKGDAESAFDDFNRLIEINPGSRDIYVFRGDIYCERHEFDLAIADFNKALELKPDDAAVYCKIGDIYNKKGDINQSIEAYSKAINTDPDSLSAYAIRGSLYYKQDKMDLAIKDFDKAVDLNKDDAETYNMRGNAYLKKGELEKALSDYSAAITRNPNLTNAYLNRGNIFYRKDNLKSAASDYIRVIELDRKRTAAYLNLGSIYYKIGDMDSAIKCYDVFIALKPENIVDGYLNRGAAYVKKKDNVKASNDFRQVLNLSPNHPKAAELKKYIEYWGRRR
- a CDS encoding adenine phosphoribosyltransferase — its product is MKHLKRLIAQYPNFPKKGILFKDISPCLASKKFPLVIKKMAAIVRKNRMHPDYIVSPEARGFIFGAALAFELKCGFIMARKINKLPGAKKRAGYALEYGVSLLEIPAGIIKRDNKVLIVDDVVATGGTVEAIAKMIKQEKGKIMGLIALMELTDIPNKQVCSFPKFTLLKYNK
- the hpt gene encoding hypoxanthine phosphoribosyltransferase translates to MQDTLVVLISQQEIKKRVGELASLIQKDYRCKNPLLIGILKGAFVFLADLVREIKIPVECDFIQVSSYGNGTVSSGKIKLKTRRFDAIKGKDIIIIDDIVDTGLTMDFLMKRLKSFSPRSIRLCALLDKPSRRRVKIKIDYYGFKTPDKFIIGYGLDYKGQYRNLPYVGYLDSKKIK